A section of the Euwallacea fornicatus isolate EFF26 chromosome 12, ASM4011564v1, whole genome shotgun sequence genome encodes:
- the MED31 gene encoding mediator of RNA polymerase II transcription subunit 31 isoform X1 — protein sequence MAGLSGKSWNYVSGVPETEDQQRMRFQVELEFVQCLGNPNYLNFLAQRGFFKDSTFINYLKYLLYWKEPDYAKYLKYPMCLYFLDLLQYEHFRRELVNAQCTKFIDDQQILLWQHYTRRRNRLMTSTVANGANQEQNSNVAQSNAQQNGHMSTKMP from the exons ATGGCGGGACTCTCGGGAAAAA GTTGGAACTACGTTTCAGGGGTCCCCGAAACTGAGGATCAGCAAAGAATGCGCTTCCAAGTAGAACTCGAATTCGTGCAGTGCTTGGGAAACCCAAATTACTTGAATT TTCTCGCCCAAAGAGGTTTCTTTAAAGACTCTACTTTCATCAACTACTTGAAGTACCTGCTGTACTGGAAAGAGCCAGATTATGCCAAGTATCTCAAATACCCCATGTGTTTGTATTTCCTCGACTTGCTACAATATGAGCACTTCCGCAGAGAATTGGTCAATGCTCAGTGcacaaaatttattgatgatCAGCAGATATTGCTCTGGCAACATTACACTAGGAGGAGGAACCGATTAATGACCAGTACAGTTGCTAACGGGGCCAATCAGGAGCAGAATTCAAATGTAGCCCAAAGTAATGCCCAGCAGAACGGGCATATGAGTACCAAAATGCCCTGA
- the Spt5 gene encoding transcription elongation factor SPT5 isoform X2 — protein MSDSEASNYSDNERGSDAGSVRSRSSRGSGRSRRSRSGSQSRSRSRSPSRSRSRSGSARSRSPSQSRSRSRSRSRSGSEAREASGPEDVQDEEEPDGQSLHDSEEYDSEEDESDDDGRSKKRRRKDKSRDKYGHGGFIIDEAEVDDEVEDEDEWEDGAQEIGIVSNELDEFGPTAREIEGRRRGTNLWDAQKEHEIEEYLRKKYADDGAAAKRFGDGGEEMSDEITQQTLLPGVKDPNLWMVKCRIGEEKSTCLLLMRKFLAYQNTNEPLQIKSVVAPEGVKGFIYIEAYKQPHVKAVMENVGNLRVGIWKQQMVPIKEMTDVLRVVKEQTGLKSKQWVRLKRGLYKDDIAQVDYFDMAQNQVHLKILPRIDYTRLRGALKTTQTENEAEKRKKKRRPPAKPFDPEAIRAIGGEVTSDGDFLIFEGNRYSRKGFLYKNFTLSAVIVDGVKPTLAELERFEEQPEGIDLELPTEKDDKSVMHSFSAGDNVEVSEGELINLQGKIISIEGSTITIMPKHEDLKDPLVFQASELKKYFKMGDHVKVLAGRYEGDTGLVVRVETNRVVLISDLTMHEMEILPKDLQLCSDMASGVDSLGKFEWGDLVTLDAETVGVIVRLERENFHVLNMHGKVVECRPGSLQKRKINKFLAALDSYRNSLHRRDMVKVIDGPHSGFSGEIKHLYRNFAFLYSVEFLQNGGIFVCKTKHLQLAGGNKNVQNTDLSTGMEYMSPRRSSPMHPSSGGGVGGGFGGGGRGGHGGGGGRGGGRISRDRDIIGTTIKITRGPYKGNIGIVKDAMPGTARIELHTSCQTISVDRNNIADVGAPAKDGSITSYGRTPAYSGSQTPLYRDIGNKTPMAESGSRTPLHYGSMTPIHDGSRTPNASSEWDPTVPNTYPSPAYNPSTPGGMNAPFTPQTPGGVYESSYSPYGGYQSAISTPSPATGYGQSPASNNPYNTPSSGYSPTMPYNPQTPGAGLDVMPMTDWHTVDIEVRIRDSHDDAGLVGQTGIIRSISGAMCSVFLPEEDRVVNILADHLDPVRPQRGDQFKVIIGEEREQTGELLSIDVHEGVVKIKNDITMLPLQNLCKMHKLDH, from the exons ATGTCCGATTCAGAAGCGAGCAATTATTCTGATAATGAACGGGGCTCCGACGCCGGTTCAGTCAGATCCCGCAGTTCCAGAGGAAGCGGTAGGTCCAGACGCAGTAGATCCGGATCTCAATCCAGATCTCGGTCCAGAAGTCCAAGTCGATCACGCTCTAGAAGTGGAAGTGCTAGGTCTCGCTCCCCATCCCAATCAAGGAGCAGATCCAGAAGCCGCAGTAGAAGCGGTTCGGAAGCCCGAGAGGCTTCAGGGCCTGAAGATGTTCAAGATGAGGAAGAACCTGATGGTCAGAGCCTGCATGATAGTGAGGAATATGACTCTGAGGAAGATGAAAGTGATGATGACGGCAGGTCAAAGAAGCGTAGAAGAAAGGATAAATCTCGGGACAAATATGGTCATGGAGGGTTTATTATTGACGAAGCCGAGGTTGATGATGAGGTGGAGGATGAGGATGAGTGGGAGGATGGAGCACAAGAAATTGGCATAGTCTCTAATGAATTGGATGAGTTTGGACCTACAGCTAGGGAAATTGAAGGGCGTAGACGTGGAACGAATTTGTGGGA TGCCCAAAAAGAGCATGAGATCGAAGAGTATTTGCGTAAGAAGTATGCAGATGATGGAGCTGCTGCCAAGCGTTTTGGAGACGGTGGAGAGGAAATGTCTGATGAGATTACTCAGCAAACTTTACTGCCAGGTGTAAA AGATCCAAACTTATGGATGGTAAAATGCAGAATTGGAGAGGAAAAATCTACTTGCCTTCTATTGATGCGCAAATTCTTAGCATACCAAAACACTAATGAACCTCTTCAAATTAAGTCAGTGGTGGCCCCTGAAGGGGTCAAAGGCTTTATTTATATTGAGGCCTATAAGCAGCCCCATGTTAAGGCTGTGATGGAGAATGTGGGCAATTTGAGAGTGGGTATTTGGAAGCAACAAATGGTCCCAATCAAAGAAATGACAGATGTTTTAAGAGTAGTTAAAGAGCAAACAG GATTGAAATCTAAACAATGGGTTCGACTCAAGCGGGGCTTGTACAAAGATGACATAGCTCAAGTTGACTATTTTGACATGGCCCAAAATCAAGTGCACCTAAAGATATTGCCTAGAATTGATTATACAAGGCTAAGGGGTGCTCTGAAGACCACACAGACG GAAAATGAAGcagaaaaaaggaagaaaaagagGCGCCCTCCTGCAAAACCTTTTGACCCTGAAGCCATTAGAGCAATTG GGGGAGAAGTTACTTCAGATGGtgactttttgatttttgagggCAATAGATATTCAAGAAAAggttttctttataaaaatttcactctCAGTGCAGTGATAGTTGATGGAGTGAAGCCTACTTTGGCCGAACTGGAGCGTTTTGAGGAGCAACCTGAAGGGATTGACTTGGAATTACCTACAGAGAAAGATGACAAGTCAGTGATGCATTCATTTAGTGCTGGAGATAATGTGGAAGTCTCAGAAGGGGAATTAATCAACTTGCAAGGAAAAATTATCAG TATTGAAGGCTCCACTATTACTATAATGCCAAAACATGAGGATCTAAAAGATCCGCTTGTGTTCCAAGCCTCGGAGCTGAAGAAATACTTCAAAATGGGCGATCACGTTAAAGTCCTAGCAG GCCGATACGAAGGAGATACGGGCCTGGTAGTACGGGTAGAAACCAACAGGGTTGTTCTAATATCTGACTTGACAATGCATGAAATGGAAATCCTGCCCAAAGATCTGCAACTATGCAGTGACATGGCTAGTGGTGTTGACTCCTTAGGCAAGTTTGAATGGGGTGATTTGGTTACTTTGGACGCAGAGACGGTGGGAGTCATCGTGAGATTAGAGAGGGAAAATTTCCACGTTTTGAATATGCACGGGAAGGTGGTGGAGTGTAGGCCAGGATCTTTGCAAAAGAGGAAGATCAACAAGTTTTTGGCAGCTTTGGACTCTTACAGGAACAGTTTGCATAGACGAGATATGGTCAAG GTGATCGACGGTCCCCATTCGGGTTTCTCAGGAGAAATCAAGCATCTTTACCGCAACTTCGCCTTTCTCTACTCTGTGGAATTCTTACAAAACGGCGGCATTTTCGTCTGCAAAACTAAACACTTGCAATTGGCCGGCGGTAATAAAAACGTACAAAACACCGATTTATCCACCGGAATGGAGTACATGTCTCCCAGAAGAAGCTCACCGATGCATCCTTCCAGCGGAGGAGGCGTGGGCGGAGGCTTTGGTGGTGGTGGTCGTGGTGGGCATGGTGGTGGAGGCGGAAGAGGAGGCGGGAGAATATCAAGGGATAGGGATATTATTGGAACTACTATCAAGATCACTAGGGGTCCGTATAAAGGAAATATTGGTATAGTCAAGGATGCCATGCCAGGCACTGCCAGGATTGAATTGCATACTTCTTGTCAG ACTATCTCTGTGGACCGTAACAACATAGCAGACGTGGGAGCTCCTGCCAAAGATGGTTCCATCACCAGCTATGGGCGCACTCCTGCATATTCCGGAAGCCAGACACCGCTGTACCGCGACATCGGCAACAAAACACCAATGGCCGAATCAGGATCGCGAACTCCGTTGCATTACGGTTCGATGACGCCGATTCACGATGGTTCCAGAACACCGAACGCCAGTTCAGAATGGGATCCCACCGTGCCTAATACGTACCCGTCTCCTGCATACAATCCAA GTACACCTGGAGGAATGAATGCACCTTTCACGCCGCAAACTCCTGGAGGAGTTTATGAAAGCTCGTACAGCCCTTACGGAGGATACCAGAGCGCCATTTCTACCCCCTCTCCGGCGACAG GTTATGGTCAATCTCCTGCCAGCAACAATCCATACAACACCCCCAGTTCGGGTTATAGTCCCACAATGCCCTACAACCCGCAGACTCCGGGTGCCGGTCTAGACGTAATGCCGATGACCGACTGGCACACAGTGGACATTGAAGTGCGCATAAGGGACAGTCACGATGACGCAGGTCTAGTTGGTCAAACTGGTATTATTCGAAGCATTTCCGGAGCTATGTGTTCGGTGTTCCTGCCAGAAGAAGACCGCGTTGTTAACATATTAGCCGATCATCTAGATCCCGTAAGACCACAGAGAGGCGACCAATTTAAG GTTATTATTGGAGAAGAGCGGGAACAGACCGGAGAGTTGCTCTCCATCGATGTGCATGAAGGTGTAGTGAAAATTAAGAACGACATAACCATGTTGCCGTTACAGAATCTGTGCAAGATGCATAAATTGGATCATTGA
- the Spt5 gene encoding transcription elongation factor SPT5 isoform X1: protein MSDSEASNYSDNERGSDAGSVRSRSSRGSGRSRRSRSGSQSRSRSRSPSRSRSRSGSARSRSPSQSRSRSRSRSRSGSEAREASGPEDVQDEEEPDGQSLHDSEEYDSEEDESDDDGRSKKRRRKDKSRDKYGHGGFIIDEAEVDDEVEDEDEWEDGAQEIGIVSNELDEFGPTAREIEGRRRGTNLWDAQKEHEIEEYLRKKYADDGAAAKRFGDGGEEMSDEITQQTLLPGVKDPNLWMVKCRIGEEKSTCLLLMRKFLAYQNTNEPLQIKSVVAPEGVKGFIYIEAYKQPHVKAVMENVGNLRVGIWKQQMVPIKEMTDVLRVVKEQTGLKSKQWVRLKRGLYKDDIAQVDYFDMAQNQVHLKILPRIDYTRLRGALKTTQTENEAEKRKKKRRPPAKPFDPEAIRAIGGEVTSDGDFLIFEGNRYSRKGFLYKNFTLSAVIVDGVKPTLAELERFEEQPEGIDLELPTEKDDKSVMHSFSAGDNVEVSEGELINLQGKIISIEGSTITIMPKHEDLKDPLVFQASELKKYFKMGDHVKVLAGRYEGDTGLVVRVETNRVVLISDLTMHEMEILPKDLQLCSDMASGVDSLGKFEWGDLVTLDAETVGVIVRLERENFHVLNMHGKVVECRPGSLQKRKINKFLAALDSYRNSLHRRDMVKVIDGPHSGFSGEIKHLYRNFAFLYSVEFLQNGGIFVCKTKHLQLAGGNKNVQNTDLSTGMEYMSPRRSSPMHPSSGGGVGGGFGGGGRGGHGGGGGRGGGRISRDRDIIGTTIKITRGPYKGNIGIVKDAMPGTARIELHTSCQTISVDRNNIADVGAPAKDGSITSYGRTPAYSGSQTPLYRDIGNKTPMAESGSRTPLHYGSMTPIHDGSRTPNASSEWDPTVPNTYPSPAYNPSTPGGMNAPFTPQTPGGVYESSYSPYGGYQSAISTPSPATASPFAIHDPGYGQSPASNNPYNTPSSGYSPTMPYNPQTPGAGLDVMPMTDWHTVDIEVRIRDSHDDAGLVGQTGIIRSISGAMCSVFLPEEDRVVNILADHLDPVRPQRGDQFKVIIGEEREQTGELLSIDVHEGVVKIKNDITMLPLQNLCKMHKLDH, encoded by the exons ATGTCCGATTCAGAAGCGAGCAATTATTCTGATAATGAACGGGGCTCCGACGCCGGTTCAGTCAGATCCCGCAGTTCCAGAGGAAGCGGTAGGTCCAGACGCAGTAGATCCGGATCTCAATCCAGATCTCGGTCCAGAAGTCCAAGTCGATCACGCTCTAGAAGTGGAAGTGCTAGGTCTCGCTCCCCATCCCAATCAAGGAGCAGATCCAGAAGCCGCAGTAGAAGCGGTTCGGAAGCCCGAGAGGCTTCAGGGCCTGAAGATGTTCAAGATGAGGAAGAACCTGATGGTCAGAGCCTGCATGATAGTGAGGAATATGACTCTGAGGAAGATGAAAGTGATGATGACGGCAGGTCAAAGAAGCGTAGAAGAAAGGATAAATCTCGGGACAAATATGGTCATGGAGGGTTTATTATTGACGAAGCCGAGGTTGATGATGAGGTGGAGGATGAGGATGAGTGGGAGGATGGAGCACAAGAAATTGGCATAGTCTCTAATGAATTGGATGAGTTTGGACCTACAGCTAGGGAAATTGAAGGGCGTAGACGTGGAACGAATTTGTGGGA TGCCCAAAAAGAGCATGAGATCGAAGAGTATTTGCGTAAGAAGTATGCAGATGATGGAGCTGCTGCCAAGCGTTTTGGAGACGGTGGAGAGGAAATGTCTGATGAGATTACTCAGCAAACTTTACTGCCAGGTGTAAA AGATCCAAACTTATGGATGGTAAAATGCAGAATTGGAGAGGAAAAATCTACTTGCCTTCTATTGATGCGCAAATTCTTAGCATACCAAAACACTAATGAACCTCTTCAAATTAAGTCAGTGGTGGCCCCTGAAGGGGTCAAAGGCTTTATTTATATTGAGGCCTATAAGCAGCCCCATGTTAAGGCTGTGATGGAGAATGTGGGCAATTTGAGAGTGGGTATTTGGAAGCAACAAATGGTCCCAATCAAAGAAATGACAGATGTTTTAAGAGTAGTTAAAGAGCAAACAG GATTGAAATCTAAACAATGGGTTCGACTCAAGCGGGGCTTGTACAAAGATGACATAGCTCAAGTTGACTATTTTGACATGGCCCAAAATCAAGTGCACCTAAAGATATTGCCTAGAATTGATTATACAAGGCTAAGGGGTGCTCTGAAGACCACACAGACG GAAAATGAAGcagaaaaaaggaagaaaaagagGCGCCCTCCTGCAAAACCTTTTGACCCTGAAGCCATTAGAGCAATTG GGGGAGAAGTTACTTCAGATGGtgactttttgatttttgagggCAATAGATATTCAAGAAAAggttttctttataaaaatttcactctCAGTGCAGTGATAGTTGATGGAGTGAAGCCTACTTTGGCCGAACTGGAGCGTTTTGAGGAGCAACCTGAAGGGATTGACTTGGAATTACCTACAGAGAAAGATGACAAGTCAGTGATGCATTCATTTAGTGCTGGAGATAATGTGGAAGTCTCAGAAGGGGAATTAATCAACTTGCAAGGAAAAATTATCAG TATTGAAGGCTCCACTATTACTATAATGCCAAAACATGAGGATCTAAAAGATCCGCTTGTGTTCCAAGCCTCGGAGCTGAAGAAATACTTCAAAATGGGCGATCACGTTAAAGTCCTAGCAG GCCGATACGAAGGAGATACGGGCCTGGTAGTACGGGTAGAAACCAACAGGGTTGTTCTAATATCTGACTTGACAATGCATGAAATGGAAATCCTGCCCAAAGATCTGCAACTATGCAGTGACATGGCTAGTGGTGTTGACTCCTTAGGCAAGTTTGAATGGGGTGATTTGGTTACTTTGGACGCAGAGACGGTGGGAGTCATCGTGAGATTAGAGAGGGAAAATTTCCACGTTTTGAATATGCACGGGAAGGTGGTGGAGTGTAGGCCAGGATCTTTGCAAAAGAGGAAGATCAACAAGTTTTTGGCAGCTTTGGACTCTTACAGGAACAGTTTGCATAGACGAGATATGGTCAAG GTGATCGACGGTCCCCATTCGGGTTTCTCAGGAGAAATCAAGCATCTTTACCGCAACTTCGCCTTTCTCTACTCTGTGGAATTCTTACAAAACGGCGGCATTTTCGTCTGCAAAACTAAACACTTGCAATTGGCCGGCGGTAATAAAAACGTACAAAACACCGATTTATCCACCGGAATGGAGTACATGTCTCCCAGAAGAAGCTCACCGATGCATCCTTCCAGCGGAGGAGGCGTGGGCGGAGGCTTTGGTGGTGGTGGTCGTGGTGGGCATGGTGGTGGAGGCGGAAGAGGAGGCGGGAGAATATCAAGGGATAGGGATATTATTGGAACTACTATCAAGATCACTAGGGGTCCGTATAAAGGAAATATTGGTATAGTCAAGGATGCCATGCCAGGCACTGCCAGGATTGAATTGCATACTTCTTGTCAG ACTATCTCTGTGGACCGTAACAACATAGCAGACGTGGGAGCTCCTGCCAAAGATGGTTCCATCACCAGCTATGGGCGCACTCCTGCATATTCCGGAAGCCAGACACCGCTGTACCGCGACATCGGCAACAAAACACCAATGGCCGAATCAGGATCGCGAACTCCGTTGCATTACGGTTCGATGACGCCGATTCACGATGGTTCCAGAACACCGAACGCCAGTTCAGAATGGGATCCCACCGTGCCTAATACGTACCCGTCTCCTGCATACAATCCAA GTACACCTGGAGGAATGAATGCACCTTTCACGCCGCAAACTCCTGGAGGAGTTTATGAAAGCTCGTACAGCCCTTACGGAGGATACCAGAGCGCCATTTCTACCCCCTCTCCGGCGACAG CGAGCCCATTTGCGATTCACGATCCAG GTTATGGTCAATCTCCTGCCAGCAACAATCCATACAACACCCCCAGTTCGGGTTATAGTCCCACAATGCCCTACAACCCGCAGACTCCGGGTGCCGGTCTAGACGTAATGCCGATGACCGACTGGCACACAGTGGACATTGAAGTGCGCATAAGGGACAGTCACGATGACGCAGGTCTAGTTGGTCAAACTGGTATTATTCGAAGCATTTCCGGAGCTATGTGTTCGGTGTTCCTGCCAGAAGAAGACCGCGTTGTTAACATATTAGCCGATCATCTAGATCCCGTAAGACCACAGAGAGGCGACCAATTTAAG GTTATTATTGGAGAAGAGCGGGAACAGACCGGAGAGTTGCTCTCCATCGATGTGCATGAAGGTGTAGTGAAAATTAAGAACGACATAACCATGTTGCCGTTACAGAATCTGTGCAAGATGCATAAATTGGATCATTGA
- the MED31 gene encoding mediator of RNA polymerase II transcription subunit 31 isoform X2 has product MAGLSGKRVPETEDQQRMRFQVELEFVQCLGNPNYLNFLAQRGFFKDSTFINYLKYLLYWKEPDYAKYLKYPMCLYFLDLLQYEHFRRELVNAQCTKFIDDQQILLWQHYTRRRNRLMTSTVANGANQEQNSNVAQSNAQQNGHMSTKMP; this is encoded by the exons ATGGCGGGACTCTCGGGAAAAA GGGTCCCCGAAACTGAGGATCAGCAAAGAATGCGCTTCCAAGTAGAACTCGAATTCGTGCAGTGCTTGGGAAACCCAAATTACTTGAATT TTCTCGCCCAAAGAGGTTTCTTTAAAGACTCTACTTTCATCAACTACTTGAAGTACCTGCTGTACTGGAAAGAGCCAGATTATGCCAAGTATCTCAAATACCCCATGTGTTTGTATTTCCTCGACTTGCTACAATATGAGCACTTCCGCAGAGAATTGGTCAATGCTCAGTGcacaaaatttattgatgatCAGCAGATATTGCTCTGGCAACATTACACTAGGAGGAGGAACCGATTAATGACCAGTACAGTTGCTAACGGGGCCAATCAGGAGCAGAATTCAAATGTAGCCCAAAGTAATGCCCAGCAGAACGGGCATATGAGTACCAAAATGCCCTGA
- the Pink1 gene encoding serine/threonine-protein kinase Pink1, mitochondrial: MSLRALGGKLLKHGTTLIRQAHRGRAPGKPQERFISNLVKPNSIPIQNTEFLRNNKYHVFRNIGVQISQRARRVLIEDVLNRVTNVGVAQKASQRGLCGNTAPLLGLVGFAVMGQGLLTKDEELEGICWEIRECISKIQTSRECTMQNIPTELDAVNINSFTFGKPIAKGSNAVVYSVALKETKQLLWSHSDKYSLALKMMFNYDIQSNSMSILNAMYRETVPAPVYFNQHGIKDYEYEFLNMTKHLPPHPNIVKIFSVFTDFVPELQQCREMYPAALPKRIDPHGEGRNMSLFILMNRYHQNLQEFLNSPQKPSLRTSILLLCQLLEGIVHMVANNIAHRDLKSDNILLDLSNSQSPLAVISDFGCCLATKYSDLSVPYTNFDIEKGGNTALMAPEIITKKPGPFSKLNYHKSDLWAAGALGYEIFGAPNPFYGHTQTRLSSGTYNHEQLPDLPNAVPPIFNRLIKNLLRCNPSDRLDPEIAANVCQLFLWAPRAWLDGDGSKCPDYERILEWLLNLAAKIMCEGRSFTDGNKLSNAEYLLISTFLRRIKLQGVKSALNWIREEVD; encoded by the exons ATGTCCCTCCGAGCTCTGGGGGGCAAACTTTTAAAACATGGAACCACCCTCATTCGCCAAGCGCACCGTGGAAGAGCTCCCGGGAAACCTCAAGAGCGCTTCATCAGCAACTTAGTGAAACCAAATTCGATACCCATACAGAACACTGAGTTTTTGAGAAACAACAAATACCACGTTTTCCGTAATATTGGCGTACAGATCAGCCAAAGAGCTAGAAGGGTGCTGATTGAAGATGTTTTAAACCGAGTTACCAATGTGGGGGTAGCTCAGAAAGCTTCACAAAGAGGTTTGTGTGGTAACACTGCTCCTTTGTTAGGTTTGGTTGGATTTGCAGTCATGGGGCAAGGTCTCCTTACTAAAGATGAAGAACTTGAAG GCATCTGCTGGGAGATCCGGGAatgtatctcaaaaattcaGACAAGCAGAGAATGTACTATGCAAAATATCCCAACTGAACTTGATGCAGTAAACATAAATTCATTCACTTTTGGAAAACCTATAGCCAAGGGCTCTAATGCAGTAGTTTACTCAGTGGCTCTAAAAGAAACTAAGCAATTATTATGGAGTCATTCTGACAAATATTCTTTGGCTCTTAAAATGATGTTTAACTATGATATCCAATCAAATTCTATGTCAATTTTGAATGCTATGTACAGAGAAACTGTACCTGCACCTGTCTACTTTAATCAGCATGGTATTAAGGATTATGAATATGAATTTCtcaacatgacaaaacaccttCCCCCACAtccaaatattgtaaaaatcttTTCGGTTTTCACTGACTTCGTACCAGAGCTACAGCAATGTAGAGAGATGTATCCAGCTGCCTTACCAAAGAGGATTGATCCGCATGGTGAGGGCAGGAACATGAGTTTGTTTATCCTTATGAATAG GTACCACCAAAACCTACAAGAATTCTTGAACTCGCCTCAGAAACCCTCCCTGCGCACTTCAATTCTCCTTTTATGTCAACTCTTAGAGGGCATAGTGCACATGGTGGCAAACAACATTGCACATAGAGACTTAAAATCGGACAATATTCTTTTGGATTTAAGTAACTCTCAAAGTCCTTTAGCTGTAATAAGCGATTTTGGTTGTTGCCTGGCCACAAAGTATTCGGATTTATCAGTGCCTTACACTAATTTCGACATCGAAAAAGGTGGCAATACCGCCTTGATGGCCCCAGAGATAATCACCAAAAAACCTGGACCTTTCAGCAAACTGAACTACCATAAGTCCGATTTGTGGGCCGCTGGCGCTTTAGGCTATGAGATATTTGGGGCTCCAAATCCTTTTTACGGTCATACGCAGACTAGATTGAGCAGCGGAACCTATAACCACGAGCAATTGCCCGATTTGCCTAATGCGGTTCCTCCGATATTTAATCGtctgattaaaaatttgttaaggtGCAATCCAAGTGATCGGCTAGACCCTGAAATCGCTGCCAATGTCTGTCAGCTCTTTTTATGGGCTCCAAGGGCCTGGCTCGATGGCGACGGTTCAAAATGTCCAGATTATGAGCGAATTTTGGAATGGCTACTTAATTTGGCGGCGAAAATTATGTGCGAAGGGAGATCGTTTACGGACGGGAATAAGCTCAGTAACGCGGAATATTTGCTGATTTCGACGTTTTTACGAAGAATTAAGTTACAAGGGGTCAAGTCTGCGTTGAATTGGATTCGTGAGGAAGtagattaa
- the Tango9 gene encoding solute carrier family 35 member F6 encodes MEWTPYLTFLAVLMVFTGSINTISTKWADTIKSPGKDGIPKKFDHPFFQASTMFLGELMCLIFFKVMYRIYSNRADGTEDVSPLTSGNRNFNPLILYIPALCDMTATSIMYIGLNLTFPSSFQMFRGSVIVFVGLLSVAFLNRTLGKREWIGIIFIILGLSIVGMADFISVDSNKEYNRNDIITGDMLIVIAQVIQAIQMVVEEKFVQGENIPSLQAVGWEGLFGFVTLVLLQIPFYFIRGVPPLTPTAGARLEDPIDAFVQIGHSVPLLFAVLGTITSIAFFNYAGISVTKELSATTRMVLDSVRTIIVWIFSLAFFNQNFHWLQLFGFIQLIIGMCLYNGITFASTFLRIKAAIYRRTGRDNMEDSIINSNAEDTEP; translated from the exons ATGGAGTGGACACCCTACCTAACATTTTTAGCTGTTCTTATGGTGTTCACAGGGAGTATTAACACCATAAGTACCAA atGGGCAGACACTATTAAGTCACCAGGGAAAGATGGTATAcctaaaaaatttgaccatcccTTCTTTCAAGCTAGCACAATGTTCCTTGGAGAGTTAATgtgcttgattttttttaaagtcatgTACAGAATTTACAGTAACAGGGCG GATGGCACTGAAGACGTTTCCCCACTTACCAGTGGCAACCGAAATTTCAACCCCCTTATATTGTATATTCCAGCACTTTGTGATATGACTGCCACGTCAATAATGTACATTGGATTAAACCTGACATTTCCCTCTAGCTTTCAAATGTTTAGAG GTTCAGTCATAGTATTTGTGGGGCTTTTAAGTGTAGCTTTCCTGAACAGAACCTTGGGTAAAAGAGAGTGGATCGGCataatttttatcatattaG GTTTGTCTATTGTGGGAATGGCTGACTTTATCTCTGTTGACAGTAACAAAGAGTACAATAGGAATGATATAATAACAGGTGACATGTTGATTGTTATTGCACAAGTCATCCAGGCCATTCAAATGGTGGTTGAGGAGAAGTTTGTGCAGGGTGAAAACATACCTTCTTTACAGGCAGTGGGATGGGAAG GCCTCTTTGGGTTTGTAACTTTGGTTCTGCTGCAAATTCCTTTTTACTTTATCAGGGGAGTGCCTCCATTAACCCCAACAGCTGGGGCCAGGCTAGAAGATCCAATAGATGCTTTTGTGCAGATTGGTCATAGTGTACCACTTCTTTTTGCAGTTTTGG GTACCATAACTTCCATTGCCTTCTTCAACTACGCTGGTATTAGTGTGACAAAAGAATTGTCTGCGACAACTAGAATGGTACTGGATAGTGTCAGAACAATTATCGTTTGGATTTTTAGTTTGGCCTTTTTCAACcaaaatttccattggttACAA ctaTTTGGTTTTATCCAACTTATTATTGGCATGTGCCTCTATAACGGAATAACTTTTGCCTCCACCTTTTTGAGGATAAAGGCGGCTATTTACAGGAGGACTGGTAGGGATAATATGGAGGACAGTATTATCAATTCGAACGCCGAGGATACGGAACCGTGA